In Hydrogenimonas thermophila, a genomic segment contains:
- a CDS encoding phosphatidylserine decarboxylase: protein MVKRDIKNTISQLFGRFANHEFPSGVQSFINSAYVNLLGLDMSEFAPPSTYPTLNKLFTRELRKRRAIDYRKSSFISPVDGLVTECGKLDQNKALQIKGMSYCIDELLTQQYSNEVKALYNGTYINFYLSPKDYHRYHMPYKLRVASILHQPGKLYPVNFPSLRRTKNLFVENERVIVECFTESNRRIFIVLVGALNVGKMTISFDHRIKTNAQKLEPTYYRYDDKERWLNKGDLLGMFMMGSTVLVFAEPGLIDLRVGTGAKVRFGEKVALIRD, encoded by the coding sequence ATGGTAAAAAGAGACATAAAAAACACAATATCTCAGTTATTTGGACGTTTTGCCAATCATGAGTTTCCAAGCGGTGTACAGTCGTTTATAAATAGTGCATATGTAAACCTATTAGGTCTTGATATGTCTGAATTTGCTCCTCCTTCAACATATCCTACACTCAATAAACTCTTTACAAGAGAGCTTAGAAAAAGAAGAGCTATAGATTATCGTAAAAGCTCTTTTATCTCTCCTGTTGATGGATTGGTAACTGAGTGTGGAAAGTTGGACCAGAATAAGGCTCTTCAGATAAAAGGTATGAGTTATTGCATAGATGAGCTTTTGACCCAGCAGTACAGCAATGAGGTTAAGGCTCTTTATAATGGAACATATATAAACTTCTATCTTTCACCAAAAGATTACCATCGTTACCATATGCCATATAAACTAAGAGTTGCATCCATATTGCATCAACCTGGAAAACTCTATCCTGTAAACTTTCCTTCATTACGCAGAACAAAAAATCTTTTTGTAGAGAATGAGCGGGTAATTGTTGAGTGCTTTACAGAGTCAAACAGACGCATATTTATTGTTTTAGTAGGTGCATTAAATGTTGGTAAGATGACTATTAGCTTTGATCATCGCATTAAGACAAATGCACAAAAGCTTGAACCAACCTATTATAGATATGATGATAAAGAGCGTTGGCTAAATAAAGGTGATTTGCTTGGTATGTTTATGATGGGCTCTACAGTTTTGGTTTTTGCAGAGCCTGGTTTAATAGATTTAAGAGTTGGTACCGGGGCAAAAGTACGTTTTGGTGAAAAAGTTGCATTGATTCGTGATTGA
- the gltX gene encoding glutamate--tRNA ligase, with translation MLRFAPSPTGDMHIGNLRVAIFNYIVAKQKKERFIVRIEDTDKERNIEGKDREILEILQLFNLHPDDVYYQSHNLTIHQHMAIKLLEERKAFACFCTPEELEREREAAKSAKKAYRYSGKCIKLSDAEVLANEKPFTVRLKKPENNVEFNDLIKGEQSFAPDDIDSFVIMRADKTPTYNFACALDDMIHDISLVIRGEDHVSNTPKQIHIRNQLGYDKEITYAHLPIILNTEGKKMSKRDDASSVKWLLEEGFLPEAIANYLILLGNKTPCEVFCLQEAIEWFDLAKLSKASAKFDIDKLRFLNREHMKRMDSKELSRAFGFADASIGELVKCYLEEGSTIKEIKPKIEAIFAAKPYDNEWKEQMEKLRDALNKTSTFETFDELKSYLMKETGLKGKNFFKPLRLLLTSAEHGPELSNLYPHLKSYLMEIVK, from the coding sequence ATGCTTCGTTTCGCACCCAGTCCAACAGGGGATATGCATATCGGAAATCTTCGTGTAGCAATTTTCAACTATATAGTCGCAAAACAGAAAAAAGAGCGTTTTATAGTCAGGATTGAAGATACCGATAAAGAGCGAAATATTGAGGGGAAAGATAGAGAGATTCTTGAAATTCTTCAACTTTTTAATCTTCATCCTGATGATGTTTACTACCAAAGTCACAACTTAACTATTCACCAGCATATGGCAATCAAACTTCTTGAAGAGCGTAAAGCATTTGCATGTTTTTGTACACCAGAAGAGCTTGAGCGTGAGCGTGAAGCAGCCAAGAGTGCAAAAAAAGCGTATAGATACAGCGGAAAGTGTATAAAGTTAAGCGATGCAGAGGTTTTAGCTAATGAAAAACCATTTACCGTACGTCTTAAAAAACCTGAAAACAATGTAGAGTTCAATGACTTAATCAAAGGTGAACAAAGCTTTGCACCTGATGACATAGATAGTTTTGTCATAATGCGTGCTGATAAAACCCCAACATACAACTTTGCATGCGCTCTTGATGATATGATTCATGACATTAGCCTTGTAATCAGAGGTGAAGATCATGTAAGCAATACACCTAAACAGATACACATTAGAAACCAGCTTGGATATGATAAAGAGATAACTTATGCACACCTTCCTATTATTCTTAACACGGAAGGTAAAAAGATGTCCAAGCGTGATGATGCATCAAGCGTTAAATGGTTGCTTGAAGAGGGATTTCTTCCTGAAGCTATAGCTAATTACCTGATTCTTTTAGGCAATAAAACACCTTGTGAAGTCTTTTGCTTACAAGAGGCTATAGAGTGGTTTGATCTTGCAAAATTGTCCAAGGCTTCAGCTAAATTTGATATTGATAAACTAAGATTTTTAAATCGTGAACATATGAAGCGTATGGATTCCAAAGAGTTGTCCCGCGCCTTTGGATTTGCTGATGCCAGTATTGGTGAATTGGTAAAATGCTACCTTGAAGAGGGAAGCACTATTAAAGAGATTAAGCCTAAAATAGAAGCTATTTTTGCTGCTAAACCTTATGATAATGAGTGGAAAGAGCAGATGGAAAAGTTACGTGATGCTCTAAACAAAACATCTACTTTTGAAACTTTTGATGAATTAAAAAGCTATCTGATGAAAGAGACAGGTTTAAAAGGTAAAAACTTTTTCAAGCCTTTACGACTGCTCTTAACAAGTGCAGAGCATGGTCCAGAGCTTTCAAACCTATATCCGCATCTTAAATCTTATCTTATGGAGATTGTAAAATGA
- the mobB gene encoding molybdopterin-guanine dinucleotide biosynthesis protein B: MKKRLAIAFTGPSNSGKTTLIEKIARVLITNHKVAIVKNDPKDKAKFDVEGKDSWKFFNTGAEVVVTSPTRTTYFSHRQKQIDEIIEMVDDFDYLLVEGLKTLPLPRIAIFRNSIDESYFRCSEAIAIDDSIDLSNYNVPSNIDILDLNNTEQIINWIKTNAKAV; encoded by the coding sequence ATGAAGAAACGATTAGCTATTGCATTCACAGGACCATCTAACAGTGGAAAAACCACTCTCATTGAAAAAATTGCTAGGGTTTTAATTACCAACCATAAAGTGGCTATTGTAAAAAACGACCCAAAAGATAAAGCAAAATTCGATGTAGAAGGTAAAGATAGCTGGAAATTTTTCAACACAGGTGCTGAAGTTGTCGTAACTTCTCCTACACGTACAACATACTTTTCTCATCGACAAAAACAGATAGATGAGATTATAGAGATGGTAGATGATTTTGACTACCTTCTTGTAGAGGGGTTAAAGACTCTTCCACTTCCTAGAATAGCAATTTTCCGCAATAGTATTGATGAGAGTTATTTCAGGTGTTCTGAAGCGATTGCAATTGATGACTCAATTGATTTGAGTAACTATAATGTACCCTCAAATATCGATATACTTGATTTAAATAATACAGAACAAATAATAAACTGGATAAAAACCAATGCAAAGGCAGTTTAA
- the metG gene encoding methionine--tRNA ligase, with translation MSDKCKKVYITTPIYYVNDVPHIGHAYTTIIADTLARYSRLVGHIDDVFFLTGTDEHGQKIEQAAKARGKSPQEYADEISGRFKELWDEFEISYDKFIRTTDEDHMRGVQKAFEVMYNNGDIYKDVYRGHYCVSCETFFPETQLIDNEFCPECGRSTTMVEEESYFFRLSKYQDKLLEWYENNPECILPKSKRNEVINFVKNGLEDLSITRTSFDWGVKLPESINDPKHVMYVWLDALMNYVTALGYGNDEKLMDFWPAKVHLIGKDILRFHAIYWPAFLMSLGLELPKHIAAHGWWTRNGEKMSKSKGNVVNPKEISDAYGLENFRYFMLREVPFGQDGDFSQKALIDRINSDLGNDLGNLLNRIIGMSGKYFDFNVKSDGVKTYHSTELEEVESILSNIEEYLYEIQTNRYLEELWKTLRIANKAIDTGMPWAKMKEGKEDEAMATIALVANILAKVAVLLHPFMPKTTQKIASAIGFEINTESYNKIIKNNELLGDFKIEKIPPLFPRIEEQQLLETSTQKSETVKEEKKVKMEENKKQNENESGANLITIDQFFQTQLKVGTVVEAEEVPKSKKLLKLQVDLGEEKPRQIIAGIKEWYSPEDLKGTQVCVVANLKPAKLMGMLSEGMLLAAKDDDGLCLIRPEKSRKPGSSIG, from the coding sequence ATGAGCGATAAGTGTAAAAAAGTATATATAACTACTCCTATCTACTATGTTAATGATGTACCTCATATAGGTCATGCCTACACAACTATAATTGCAGATACATTGGCAAGATATTCTCGCTTGGTTGGACATATAGATGATGTTTTCTTCCTTACAGGAACAGATGAGCATGGACAAAAGATAGAACAGGCAGCTAAAGCAAGAGGCAAATCTCCACAAGAGTATGCTGATGAGATATCGGGTCGATTCAAAGAGCTTTGGGATGAGTTTGAGATAAGCTATGATAAGTTCATAAGAACAACCGATGAAGATCATATGAGGGGTGTTCAAAAAGCGTTTGAAGTGATGTATAACAATGGAGATATCTATAAAGATGTCTACCGTGGTCACTACTGCGTAAGTTGCGAAACTTTTTTCCCTGAAACTCAACTTATAGATAATGAATTTTGCCCTGAATGTGGCAGAAGCACTACAATGGTAGAGGAAGAGAGCTACTTCTTTAGACTCTCAAAATATCAAGACAAACTTCTTGAATGGTATGAAAATAATCCTGAATGCATTTTGCCAAAATCAAAGCGAAATGAAGTCATTAACTTTGTAAAAAATGGTCTTGAAGATCTCTCTATTACCCGTACAAGCTTTGACTGGGGTGTAAAACTGCCTGAAAGTATAAATGACCCTAAACACGTAATGTATGTCTGGCTTGATGCACTAATGAACTACGTAACTGCACTTGGCTATGGTAATGATGAAAAACTTATGGATTTTTGGCCTGCTAAAGTTCATCTAATCGGTAAAGACATTCTTCGTTTCCATGCTATCTACTGGCCTGCATTTTTAATGAGTCTTGGTCTTGAATTGCCAAAACACATTGCAGCACATGGATGGTGGACAAGAAACGGTGAAAAGATGAGTAAATCAAAAGGTAATGTTGTCAATCCAAAAGAGATTTCAGATGCATACGGACTAGAAAACTTCCGCTACTTTATGCTAAGAGAAGTACCTTTTGGTCAAGATGGAGATTTTAGTCAAAAAGCTCTTATTGATCGTATTAACTCCGACCTTGGAAATGATTTAGGCAACCTTCTTAACCGAATCATCGGTATGAGTGGAAAATATTTTGATTTTAATGTAAAAAGTGATGGAGTTAAAACTTATCACTCTACTGAACTTGAAGAGGTTGAATCTATTTTAAGCAATATTGAAGAGTATCTTTATGAAATTCAAACAAACAGATATTTAGAAGAGTTGTGGAAAACTTTGCGCATTGCCAATAAAGCAATAGATACTGGTATGCCTTGGGCAAAGATGAAAGAAGGAAAAGAGGATGAAGCAATGGCAACAATTGCACTTGTTGCCAATATATTGGCAAAAGTAGCTGTACTGTTGCATCCTTTTATGCCAAAAACAACACAAAAGATTGCAAGTGCAATTGGATTTGAAATTAATACCGAAAGCTACAATAAAATTATTAAAAATAATGAGCTTTTAGGTGACTTTAAAATAGAAAAAATCCCGCCTCTCTTTCCTAGAATTGAAGAACAACAACTATTAGAGACTTCAACTCAAAAAAGTGAAACAGTAAAAGAGGAGAAAAAGGTAAAAATGGAAGAAAATAAAAAACAAAATGAAAATGAAAGCGGTGCAAATCTTATTACTATCGATCAATTCTTCCAAACACAACTGAAAGTAGGAACTGTTGTTGAAGCTGAGGAGGTTCCAAAATCTAAAAAATTGCTAAAGCTACAAGTTGACCTTGGAGAAGAGAAACCAAGACAAATCATTGCAGGAATAAAAGAGTGGTACTCACCTGAAGATCTTAAGGGAACTCAAGTTTGTGTAGTAGCAAACTTGAAACCTGCCAAACTGATGGGTATGCTCTCAGAGGGTATGCTTCTTGCGGCAAAAGATGATGATGGGCTATGTCTAATACGCCCTGAAAAATCTAGAAAACCTGGTAGTTCAATCGGTTAA
- a CDS encoding YggT family protein, with the protein MILSTLIQAIAQILHMVISIYIWVVIIAALITWVRPDPFNPIVQTLYRLTEPVYAWVRRYIPTTVGGIDLAPLIIIFGLQFIDLFFVKLLFQLSASL; encoded by the coding sequence ATGATACTGTCAACACTAATTCAAGCTATTGCACAAATATTGCATATGGTTATAAGTATCTATATTTGGGTTGTTATTATCGCTGCCCTTATCACATGGGTACGACCTGATCCATTCAATCCGATTGTTCAAACACTATATAGATTGACTGAACCGGTATATGCTTGGGTGAGACGATACATTCCAACTACTGTTGGAGGAATAGATTTAGCTCCACTTATAATTATTTTTGGATTGCAGTTTATTGATCTTTTCTTTGTTAAACTGCTGTTTCAACTTTCAGCAAGCTTGTAA
- a CDS encoding class 1 fructose-bisphosphatase — protein sequence MTLKPIFDAIEKSAHRIRDAITNEDLCYSEQCNATGDMQLKLDIQSDLIIAEEFSKISAIKAIASEEKEEAEILHENGKYMIAYDPLDGSSLIDVNLSVGSIFGIYDGEFQAKKMLASVYVVYGPRLEMVTAYKGSVRHFIFRHGKFMEQETIKLKEKGKLNAPGGTQQHWPKHHKQMVDSLFNEGYRLRYSGGMVPDLHQILLKGGGLFSYPGTTDKPEGKLRKLFEVFPFAFVYETAGGEAIDNKGHRLLELPCDDPHETTPCFFGSKYEISKVKEAYGV from the coding sequence ATGACTCTTAAACCGATATTTGATGCCATAGAAAAGTCAGCACATCGCATTCGTGATGCTATAACAAATGAAGATTTATGCTACTCAGAACAGTGCAATGCAACTGGAGATATGCAGCTTAAACTTGACATTCAAAGCGATCTGATTATTGCAGAAGAGTTCTCTAAAATAAGTGCAATAAAAGCGATAGCAAGTGAAGAGAAAGAGGAAGCTGAAATACTGCATGAAAATGGTAAGTATATGATAGCTTACGATCCTCTTGATGGATCAAGCCTTATTGATGTCAACCTTAGCGTAGGATCAATCTTTGGTATATATGATGGTGAATTCCAAGCAAAAAAAATGTTAGCTAGTGTCTATGTTGTGTATGGACCACGGTTAGAGATGGTTACTGCATACAAAGGAAGTGTACGTCACTTTATCTTCCGTCATGGTAAATTTATGGAGCAAGAGACAATTAAACTAAAAGAAAAAGGTAAGCTTAACGCTCCAGGTGGAACACAGCAACACTGGCCAAAGCATCACAAACAGATGGTAGATTCTCTTTTTAATGAGGGTTATCGCCTTAGATACTCTGGAGGAATGGTTCCAGATCTTCATCAGATACTTCTAAAAGGTGGTGGACTTTTTAGCTATCCCGGTACTACAGATAAACCAGAAGGCAAACTTCGCAAACTATTTGAAGTATTCCCTTTTGCATTTGTCTATGAAACAGCAGGTGGTGAAGCAATTGACAATAAAGGGCACCGACTTTTAGAACTCCCTTGTGACGACCCGCATGAAACTACTCCTTGTTTCTTTGGAAGTAAATATGAGATTTCTAAGGTAAAAGAGGCTTATGGTGTCTAA
- a CDS encoding lytic transglycosylase domain-containing protein has protein sequence MKIKFISLLLVAISMLQADEITLKQLEQWPKSYSRDFFIWRYLDQNISAKSADKAFYLINSVNWSLLHRYAKKTKKPRFKMADKCHFLKPKDLPAKDPSCSAIAITPYKFSKLSSSKQSELIKQLKNFPNIVKWMRVMASNDPFLTLIEADSDTFFKIYNQCGRVWRNKFLNHPLPQKLIDQLATRKEFAQTIKLIVTDNNMIDAQKSLFKVDSKKLNHQSTFFLAMNAINFGRINQAKKYLESAYKKAYYRFDLDKTLFWLAQVDPKGKHLDELLKSFDINIYTLYARELKKLPLPKVVTPDFKKSGCDFNISNPFEWIPVLRQIKNYSSDKLTKLAKKFSCDETEGHYSFLMERAARYRTEYFPMPYKNAYKDLPKNDQALILALARQESRFIPSSISTSYALGMMQIMPFLVKSLAKELKEPFDLDKMFDPIINISYAKQHLKFLKRSLYHPLFIAYAYNGGIGFTKRLLKKRGLFKKGKFEPWLSMELVYYDESRRYGKKVLANYIVYKNLLGEPIDVVSSVESLTKPDRTDRFRASK, from the coding sequence TTGAAAATTAAATTTATTTCTCTTTTGCTTGTGGCTATTTCTATGCTACAAGCAGATGAGATAACTCTAAAACAGTTGGAGCAGTGGCCAAAAAGTTATTCCAGAGATTTTTTTATCTGGAGATATTTAGATCAAAACATATCTGCAAAGTCAGCTGACAAGGCATTCTATTTAATTAATTCTGTAAACTGGTCTTTACTACACAGATACGCTAAAAAGACAAAAAAACCTAGGTTTAAGATGGCTGACAAATGTCACTTTTTAAAACCTAAAGACCTTCCCGCAAAAGATCCATCCTGTTCAGCCATTGCAATAACTCCATATAAATTTTCCAAACTCTCATCCTCAAAACAGTCAGAACTGATAAAACAGCTCAAAAATTTTCCAAATATAGTTAAGTGGATGAGAGTAATGGCTTCAAATGATCCATTTTTAACATTGATTGAAGCAGATTCAGATACCTTTTTTAAAATATACAATCAATGTGGAAGAGTTTGGCGTAATAAATTTCTAAATCACCCTTTACCCCAAAAACTTATAGATCAATTAGCAACAAGAAAAGAGTTTGCACAAACAATCAAGTTGATTGTAACTGACAACAATATGATTGATGCACAAAAATCACTTTTTAAAGTTGATAGTAAAAAGCTGAATCATCAAAGCACATTTTTTCTTGCAATGAATGCTATAAACTTTGGAAGAATCAATCAAGCAAAAAAGTATCTAGAGAGTGCATACAAAAAAGCGTATTACCGCTTCGATTTAGATAAAACTCTGTTTTGGTTAGCTCAAGTTGATCCAAAAGGTAAACATTTAGACGAACTTTTAAAAAGTTTTGATATCAATATATATACCCTTTATGCTAGAGAGTTGAAAAAATTGCCACTGCCAAAGGTTGTTACACCTGACTTTAAAAAAAGTGGCTGTGATTTCAATATCTCAAATCCATTTGAATGGATACCGGTTTTACGACAAATAAAAAATTACTCATCAGATAAACTAACTAAACTTGCAAAAAAATTTAGTTGCGATGAAACAGAAGGACACTACTCATTTTTAATGGAAAGAGCTGCTAGATATAGAACAGAATACTTTCCTATGCCATACAAAAATGCATACAAAGATCTACCTAAAAACGATCAAGCTCTGATATTGGCACTTGCAAGACAAGAGAGCCGTTTTATACCATCATCAATCTCTACTTCATATGCATTGGGGATGATGCAAATAATGCCTTTTTTAGTAAAATCACTTGCAAAAGAGCTTAAAGAACCATTTGACTTAGATAAAATGTTTGATCCAATAATAAATATCTCATACGCTAAACAGCATCTTAAATTCCTAAAACGCTCACTATATCATCCTCTGTTTATTGCATATGCATATAATGGTGGAATAGGTTTTACAAAAAGGCTTCTAAAAAAAAGAGGATTATTTAAAAAAGGGAAGTTTGAACCTTGGCTAAGTATGGAGCTTGTATATTATGATGAAAGTAGACGATATGGCAAAAAGGTACTTGCCAACTATATCGTCTATAAAAATCTGTTAGGAGAACCTATCGACGTAGTGTCGAGCGTTGAAAGTTTAACGAAACCGGACCGTACGGATCGATTTCGAGCTTCAAAGTAA
- a CDS encoding putative metalloprotease CJM1_0395 family protein, producing MQVSSNWLTTYSNSNWRENNFLQSNTSISQNDNNTLVADNSSKTSNNSTENRDDNTKPKSINELDSEEKTLLAQLQASDSKVRAHESAHLSAAAGIAAGGASFTYERGPDGRMYAVAGEVPISISEGKDPQDTLEKMRQVEAAAMAPADPSPQDHAVAASARSGELKALMDLQKEKSEIQREEGLKQYSSTALQPIEQRNSLSITA from the coding sequence ATGCAAGTCAGTTCAAACTGGCTTACTACATATAGTAATTCAAACTGGAGAGAAAACAATTTTCTCCAGTCAAATACTTCTATATCACAAAACGACAATAACACTTTAGTTGCAGATAACTCTTCTAAAACTTCAAACAATTCTACAGAAAATAGAGATGATAATACAAAACCTAAAAGTATAAATGAACTGGATAGTGAAGAGAAAACTCTGCTTGCTCAGTTGCAAGCCAGTGATTCTAAAGTCAGAGCTCATGAGAGTGCACATTTATCTGCTGCAGCAGGCATAGCTGCAGGAGGAGCAAGTTTTACATATGAGCGTGGTCCAGATGGACGTATGTATGCTGTAGCAGGAGAGGTTCCTATTTCGATTAGTGAAGGAAAAGATCCTCAAGATACATTAGAGAAGATGCGACAAGTTGAAGCTGCTGCTATGGCTCCTGCTGATCCAAGTCCTCAAGATCATGCTGTTGCAGCAAGTGCAAGAAGTGGAGAGTTAAAAGCTCTTATGGATCTTCAAAAAGAAAAGAGTGAAATTCAAAGGGAAGAGGGGTTAAAACAGTATAGTTCTACAGCTTTGCAACCTATAGAACAAAGAAATAGTCTATCTATAACCGCCTAA
- a CDS encoding iron-sulfur cluster assembly scaffold protein: MDKNELYDVTMDHMMNPRNYGKLESPSAQGIGKNPENGEMVIVYLSISDGKIEDIRFQAKACMTTIIAGSIFTETIKGVTIEESIELAKIMLDKLDQMPPEEAACSEMVAEAFLAALEHFEAKKSDTQALVPTHMISKACVVPKEGE; this comes from the coding sequence ATGGATAAAAACGAGCTTTACGATGTTACAATGGATCATATGATGAATCCAAGAAACTATGGCAAACTAGAGTCTCCAAGTGCTCAGGGAATTGGTAAAAATCCTGAAAATGGAGAGATGGTGATTGTCTATCTTTCAATTTCAGATGGCAAGATAGAAGATATCCGTTTTCAAGCTAAAGCTTGTATGACGACAATTATTGCAGGTTCTATTTTTACAGAAACCATCAAAGGTGTTACAATTGAAGAATCAATTGAGTTGGCAAAGATAATGCTTGATAAATTAGACCAGATGCCACCAGAAGAGGCTGCATGCTCAGAGATGGTAGCTGAAGCTTTTTTAGCAGCATTGGAACACTTTGAAGCAAAAAAGAGTGACACGCAAGCACTGGTACCAACGCATATGATAAGCAAAGCATGTGTAGTGCCTAAAGAAGGAGAATAA
- a CDS encoding calcium:proton antiporter has translation MNDSSSEPASYFQDFMENYWDLIAGTIFAIIAFILHKTGHIYLSTLFAGLGIAAFSFTVSEIAEILAERLQEPYASFVLTFSAVAVEILLLFMILLESSHGSSALETVKGGIISAVIVDMNVLLGIAVFIGGLRFKEQEHNEDTSSTYTTILLVASVALLVPSLLQYSKGSGESIMTASYIISFLLMIYYITIFIFQTKTHIHFFKATARSRIFRLRRKKADQDEEDEEEENYIFEKLPNIANFFAIFGLIFIIGVIAEIFASDGMQIAKNYGISPALAGLVIAIISVSPELFTAIKAAKSDQIQRVVNIAMGASTVSILLTVPILMMLSPLAGIELALDFNSLQIGALILTVILAWKTTDNGETNYVEGISHLMFFLAYAVIAAFYH, from the coding sequence ATGAATGACTCGTCGTCGGAACCAGCATCATATTTCCAAGACTTTATGGAAAACTACTGGGATTTGATTGCAGGAACTATTTTTGCAATTATTGCTTTTATTCTACACAAAACTGGACACATCTACCTATCAACACTATTTGCAGGACTTGGCATAGCCGCATTCTCATTTACCGTATCTGAAATTGCAGAGATTCTTGCCGAAAGACTACAAGAACCATATGCTAGCTTTGTTCTTACTTTCAGTGCAGTTGCAGTTGAAATTTTGCTTCTATTTATGATTTTGCTTGAAAGCAGTCATGGATCAAGTGCGCTTGAAACAGTCAAGGGTGGTATTATCTCTGCTGTTATTGTAGATATGAATGTACTGCTTGGTATTGCAGTATTTATTGGTGGTTTAAGATTTAAAGAGCAAGAACATAATGAAGATACATCAAGCACATACACTACAATTTTACTAGTAGCATCTGTAGCCTTACTGGTTCCTAGCCTTTTACAATACTCAAAAGGCAGTGGTGAGTCTATAATGACAGCAAGCTATATAATTTCTTTTTTATTAATGATCTACTATATAACAATATTTATTTTTCAAACAAAGACACATATTCACTTCTTTAAAGCTACAGCTAGAAGCCGTATTTTTCGCCTCAGACGAAAAAAAGCAGATCAAGATGAAGAGGATGAAGAAGAAGAAAATTATATTTTCGAAAAACTTCCAAATATTGCCAACTTCTTTGCAATTTTTGGATTAATTTTTATCATAGGTGTAATTGCAGAAATTTTTGCAAGTGATGGTATGCAAATAGCTAAAAACTATGGTATCTCACCTGCTCTTGCCGGTCTTGTTATTGCTATTATTAGTGTCTCTCCTGAACTCTTTACAGCAATAAAAGCTGCTAAATCCGATCAGATTCAAAGAGTTGTAAACATTGCTATGGGAGCATCTACTGTATCAATACTGTTAACAGTTCCTATTCTAATGATGCTCTCTCCTCTTGCCGGTATTGAATTAGCACTAGACTTTAACTCATTACAAATAGGAGCTCTCATTTTAACTGTTATACTGGCTTGGAAAACTACAGATAATGGTGAAACAAACTATGTTGAAGGTATATCTCATTTAATGTTTTTCCTAGCTTATGCAGTTATAGCAGCATTTTATCATTAA